In a single window of the Aridibaculum aurantiacum genome:
- a CDS encoding helix-turn-helix domain-containing protein: MNEVLNMLIQLSQDFAVIKAYILSLKKSKLDNFNETWIDGQVVMQTMHLSKRTLQTLRDNGTLPYSRINGKFYYKVADVEQLLEANYSNSKSAGHGTK, encoded by the coding sequence ATGAACGAAGTACTAAATATGCTCATACAGCTAAGTCAGGACTTTGCTGTAATTAAAGCCTACATCCTCTCTTTGAAAAAGTCAAAACTTGACAACTTCAACGAAACATGGATAGATGGACAGGTAGTAATGCAAACAATGCATCTAAGCAAACGGACATTACAAACCTTACGGGATAATGGTACGTTACCATACAGCCGCATCAATGGAAAGTTTTACTACAAGGTGGCTGATGTAGAACAACTGCTGGAAGCGAATTATTCAAATTCTAAATCAGCAGGTCATGGAACTAAGTAA
- a CDS encoding DUF6660 family protein encodes MKFFAFIMAFLVLALSVMPCADTGAAPKDPKAKTEITKTADQPDHQEEDACSPFCHCACCAGFSINHTLAIVTKVPTYSQSHETSFLPKEVIEIVLPIWQPPRLV; translated from the coding sequence ATGAAATTCTTTGCTTTCATAATGGCTTTTCTTGTCTTAGCACTTAGCGTCATGCCTTGTGCTGATACCGGTGCTGCCCCTAAAGACCCAAAAGCAAAGACAGAAATAACGAAGACGGCAGACCAGCCAGACCATCAGGAAGAGGATGCTTGCTCTCCTTTTTGTCATTGTGCCTGCTGTGCAGGTTTCTCAATTAACCATACTCTTGCAATTGTAACTAAAGTACCTACCTACTCTCAAAGTCACGAGACAAGTTTCCTTCCAAAGGAAGTCATAGAAATTGTCTTACCTATTTGGCAGCCCCCCCGCTTAGTATAA
- a CDS encoding BT4734/BF3469 family protein: MELSKEAILNKTHYGLNIYAHVLKQYYPGTVLSLSGRDCQPALNPFNNDKSTLLISIENNLAVHKDAELSDFNGNVFDFATLHYKLQEQDLIAKLNEELHLHLGEEYSFYNRGNIIVRPEVKEPAQLPLPCFSYFLAPIKNTIPEKAVTLIDVYKIIRSDKFAKQTISLRSINDKKAAKDYKAAHFDYVTFSGIFSKRADNALQKHSGLLTVDLDHISNAGEWVDRLLQDEYFETELLFVSPSGDGLKWIIPIDTTKATHSVYFKSISNYLQLTYSLQLDTSGSDCSRACFLPHDPNIYINPKYL, from the coding sequence ATGGAACTAAGTAAAGAAGCCATCCTCAACAAGACACATTACGGGCTTAATATCTATGCCCACGTGTTAAAGCAGTATTATCCAGGCACAGTCCTTTCCCTTTCGGGAAGGGACTGCCAACCTGCTTTGAACCCATTTAACAACGATAAGTCAACGCTGCTTATATCTATTGAAAATAATTTGGCAGTACATAAGGATGCTGAACTATCAGACTTCAATGGAAATGTTTTTGACTTTGCAACACTGCATTACAAGTTGCAAGAGCAGGACCTTATTGCAAAGCTGAATGAAGAATTGCATTTACACTTAGGCGAAGAGTATTCTTTCTACAACAGGGGAAACATCATTGTTCGACCAGAAGTAAAAGAGCCTGCACAACTGCCTTTGCCATGCTTCAGCTATTTTCTTGCTCCGATAAAAAATACCATTCCCGAAAAGGCAGTTACACTTATCGACGTTTACAAAATCATCAGGAGTGACAAGTTTGCAAAGCAAACAATTTCGCTTCGCTCAATAAATGATAAGAAGGCAGCCAAAGACTACAAGGCAGCACACTTTGACTACGTTACCTTTTCAGGCATCTTTTCTAAACGTGCAGACAATGCATTACAAAAGCATTCAGGTTTACTTACTGTCGACCTTGACCACATCAGCAATGCCGGCGAATGGGTTGACAGGCTATTGCAGGATGAATATTTTGAAACAGAACTGTTGTTTGTTTCCCCTTCAGGTGATGGTCTTAAATGGATAATTCCTATAGACACAACGAAGGCAACACACAGTGTTTATTTCAAAAGCATCAGCAATTACTTACAGCTCACCTACAGTTTACAATTAGACACCTCGGGCAGTGATTGTTCAAGAGCCTGCTTCTTACCACATGACCCGAACATTTACATCAATCCTAAATATTTATAG
- a CDS encoding Piwi domain-containing protein, with protein MNKPILMFNILTFDFPKRKPTFYFSTNEEGSFCKLHKSLFPKRIDNLFPDASTTVQEIYTTFDYPRTGFLGLEMDFKNENPDLIKKYYNRIINYHFKKTKKQLVKTGFINETQVWVKSTKQSTEQFTVYEKFSIKVQLCHVSNHPELLVSYDGRSRVSKQNIQVLTHDVSQSDFNWTVQDNKLLRFEDLEKLPEPHFETAYPLINNRLRRHLNLPVPENKRDNPYDKYLDKIQQFAKHFLLKKEFRDVIPLNTDSFIKVSQGRINETELESNELTFGGNNTGKVPKYGIRDFKPFKKSPWSKVHLFFVMHKDDVETAKTLDTYFKSGFGWFKGLYDYARILFHTEKNFSVIFNDKDNPLPEIEDILSTKRTFNPDVKYIAIYITPHSKNVDDESKHILYYRVKELLLKRDITSQVIDPAKLIEQGKNYTYSLTNIAVAMLAKLDGIPWRLDTPIKNELIVGIGAFRHKKDQVQYLGSAFSFDNTGGFNNFDYFMKHQTDQLAGKIEETVKDFAAINNAPDRLIIHFYKELSRKELEPIEKALDNLELDRKIPIYIITVNKTEAEDIVAFDTEWEGLMPVSGTYINIGQDKYLLFNNTRYPDGTFSSADGYPFPVKLTINCNEKNRLRDAKVMRELINQVYQFSRMYWKSIRQQNLPVTTKYPEMVAQIAPYFQDGVIPEYGKNNLWFL; from the coding sequence ATGAACAAGCCAATTTTGATGTTCAACATCCTCACATTCGACTTTCCGAAGAGAAAGCCGACCTTTTACTTTAGCACAAACGAAGAAGGTTCTTTTTGTAAGCTCCACAAATCGCTATTCCCGAAACGTATCGATAATTTATTTCCTGATGCAAGCACCACCGTACAGGAAATTTACACAACTTTCGATTATCCTCGAACGGGCTTTCTTGGTTTGGAAATGGATTTTAAAAATGAAAACCCTGACTTAATCAAAAAATACTACAACAGGATTATCAACTACCATTTCAAAAAGACAAAGAAGCAACTGGTAAAAACAGGCTTCATCAACGAAACACAGGTGTGGGTTAAGTCAACCAAACAATCAACAGAACAATTTACAGTGTATGAGAAGTTCTCTATAAAGGTTCAGCTCTGCCATGTAAGCAACCATCCCGAACTACTGGTTTCTTATGATGGTAGGTCGAGAGTAAGCAAGCAAAATATACAGGTACTAACTCATGATGTTTCACAAAGTGATTTCAATTGGACGGTGCAGGATAACAAGCTGCTACGCTTTGAAGATTTGGAGAAGTTGCCTGAACCCCATTTTGAGACAGCGTACCCTCTTATAAATAACAGGCTGCGCCGTCACCTGAATTTACCTGTGCCCGAAAACAAACGGGACAATCCTTACGACAAGTACCTCGATAAAATTCAACAGTTTGCTAAACACTTTTTGTTGAAGAAAGAGTTTAGAGATGTAATACCACTTAACACCGACAGCTTTATAAAAGTTAGCCAGGGCAGAATAAATGAGACTGAACTTGAAAGCAACGAACTAACTTTTGGAGGCAACAACACCGGGAAAGTACCGAAGTATGGTATAAGAGATTTCAAGCCATTCAAGAAAAGTCCTTGGTCGAAAGTTCACCTGTTCTTTGTCATGCATAAGGATGATGTAGAAACTGCAAAGACGTTAGACACCTATTTTAAAAGTGGCTTTGGCTGGTTCAAAGGCTTGTATGATTATGCACGAATACTGTTTCATACCGAAAAAAATTTCAGTGTAATTTTCAACGACAAAGACAATCCTTTACCTGAAATTGAAGATATACTAAGTACTAAAAGAACCTTTAACCCTGATGTAAAATACATTGCTATTTACATTACTCCACACAGTAAAAACGTAGATGATGAGAGCAAGCACATCCTATACTACAGGGTAAAAGAACTGTTGTTAAAAAGGGATATAACATCACAAGTCATCGACCCTGCTAAACTCATTGAACAGGGTAAGAATTACACCTACAGCCTAACCAACATAGCAGTGGCAATGTTAGCTAAGTTAGATGGTATCCCTTGGCGATTAGATACACCAATAAAGAATGAACTGATTGTAGGCATAGGTGCGTTTCGTCATAAAAAAGACCAGGTGCAATACTTAGGTAGTGCCTTTAGCTTCGATAATACCGGAGGCTTCAACAACTTCGATTATTTCATGAAGCACCAGACGGACCAGCTTGCAGGTAAGATAGAAGAAACAGTAAAAGATTTTGCAGCCATCAACAATGCACCCGACCGCTTAATTATTCACTTCTACAAAGAGCTTAGCCGCAAAGAACTGGAACCAATAGAAAAGGCGTTAGACAATCTTGAACTTGACAGGAAAATTCCTATCTATATCATCACGGTTAACAAAACAGAGGCTGAAGACATTGTTGCCTTTGATACCGAATGGGAAGGACTGATGCCTGTTAGCGGCACTTATATAAATATCGGTCAGGACAAATACCTGCTGTTCAACAACACCCGTTATCCTGATGGAACTTTCAGTTCCGCAGATGGTTACCCTTTCCCGGTAAAGCTAACCATCAATTGTAATGAGAAGAACCGGCTAAGAGATGCAAAAGTTATGAGAGAACTTATCAATCAGGTATACCAGTTCAGCCGGATGTATTGGAAATCCATCAGGCAGCAGAACTTACCCGTAACAACCAAGTACCCTGAAATGGTCGCACAGATAGCACCTTATTTTCAGGACGGTGTGATACCGGAGTACGGTAAGAATAACCTTTGGTTTTTGTAA
- a CDS encoding DUF3987 domain-containing protein gives MERKIFKPSEWLLPEEPKEEIQVQELATGEDVSEIEHVIKQIEENKLDIASAYGDWRNIGFAFADAFGEHGRNYFHRISCYYADYSKNECDTQFDNCLKSRGQGITLKTFFYYAKQAGINIATGQLQDQVPTLPNTLFPQLPEFLQKVVAIATSAEEKDILLLGSIVAMSACFPKLFSIYDGKKVFANLYLFITAQASAGKGRLVHCKQIVAPIHKHFRDQAKLMKQQHELEMMDYNEKKGKDATAEKPAKPPEKMLLIPANNSTTGVFQLLFENDGRGLLFETEGDTLAQAFKSDYGNYSDGFRKAFHHETISYYRRTDREYVDIPLPCLSAVLSGTPKQVSSLIPNAENGLFSRFIFYFMNVKPVWKDVFTFSTDNGLDDYFNALGEQFFHFFQSLQASPEIHFSLTIDQQQQFNTFFQQVQQTYITLKGLDYMATVRRLGLIAFRIAMILSVLRLMETGEMPSRLVCEERDFQTAMGIVKTLVIHSAKVFSELPAEAQLPKRKNQKEKFLDALPKEFNRQGYLKVATKMKIPEKTAEGYIGEFSKKGLLHHEKKDHYLNLMFKETKETEDTKE, from the coding sequence ATGGAGCGGAAAATATTCAAACCTTCTGAATGGTTGCTTCCAGAAGAACCAAAGGAAGAAATACAGGTACAGGAATTAGCAACGGGTGAAGATGTATCAGAGATAGAACACGTAATAAAACAGATAGAAGAAAACAAACTTGATATTGCATCAGCTTATGGAGATTGGCGTAACATAGGCTTCGCCTTCGCCGATGCCTTCGGAGAACACGGTCGCAATTACTTCCACCGCATCAGTTGCTATTATGCTGACTACAGCAAAAATGAATGTGATACGCAATTTGACAATTGCTTGAAATCAAGAGGTCAGGGAATAACATTGAAAACATTTTTCTATTATGCCAAACAAGCAGGCATCAATATAGCAACCGGTCAACTACAGGACCAGGTTCCAACCCTGCCAAATACCTTGTTTCCTCAATTACCTGAATTTCTGCAAAAGGTTGTTGCTATCGCAACATCAGCAGAAGAAAAAGATATTTTATTATTAGGCTCTATCGTGGCAATGAGTGCCTGCTTTCCAAAACTGTTTAGCATCTACGATGGCAAGAAAGTGTTTGCAAACCTTTACTTATTTATTACAGCACAGGCATCAGCAGGTAAAGGAAGGTTAGTTCATTGCAAGCAAATAGTAGCACCCATACATAAGCACTTTCGTGACCAGGCTAAACTGATGAAGCAACAGCACGAATTAGAGATGATGGATTACAACGAGAAGAAGGGGAAAGATGCAACAGCAGAAAAACCAGCCAAGCCACCAGAGAAGATGTTACTGATACCTGCCAACAATAGCACCACCGGTGTATTTCAATTGTTGTTTGAGAACGATGGTAGAGGGTTACTGTTTGAAACTGAAGGCGATACTTTAGCCCAGGCGTTTAAAAGTGATTATGGCAACTATAGTGACGGCTTTAGAAAAGCCTTTCACCACGAAACAATTTCCTATTACCGCCGCACCGACCGTGAGTATGTAGATATTCCTTTGCCCTGCCTTTCGGCAGTGCTTTCAGGAACGCCAAAACAGGTTTCCAGTCTAATACCAAATGCAGAGAATGGTTTGTTTAGTCGGTTCATATTCTATTTCATGAATGTAAAGCCGGTATGGAAAGATGTCTTCACTTTCTCTACTGATAACGGCTTAGACGATTACTTTAATGCATTAGGTGAGCAGTTCTTTCATTTCTTCCAATCACTACAAGCCAGCCCTGAAATTCATTTTTCACTTACAATTGACCAGCAACAACAATTCAACACATTCTTCCAGCAGGTACAGCAAACCTATATTACCTTAAAAGGCTTAGACTATATGGCAACTGTTCGTCGCCTTGGCTTAATAGCCTTTCGTATTGCAATGATACTTTCAGTATTAAGACTGATGGAAACTGGAGAAATGCCATCAAGATTAGTGTGTGAGGAAAGAGACTTTCAAACAGCGATGGGAATTGTAAAAACACTTGTTATCCATTCTGCAAAAGTATTTTCAGAATTGCCGGCAGAAGCACAATTGCCTAAAAGAAAAAATCAAAAAGAAAAGTTCTTAGATGCATTACCAAAAGAGTTTAACAGGCAAGGATATTTAAAAGTGGCGACCAAAATGAAAATTCCCGAAAAAACTGCTGAAGGATACATTGGTGAGTTTTCAAAAAAAGGTTTGCTGCATCACGAAAAGAAAGACCATTATCTAAACCTGATGTTTAAGGAAACTAAGGAAACGGAGGACACTAAGGAGTAG